Part of the Zhongshania aliphaticivorans genome, ACCAACGTCGCAGGGAAAGGCTTAGCAAATTCAGGTGTGGTGGAGTTAGTGCGCAATGCTATGGCGCCACTCGAGAAGCTCTTGTTGAAATCACCGGCTCAGGGGGCGCAAACGCAGTTGTTTTGCGCGACGGCACCCAAAGAAAGGCTCGTTTCGGGTAAATACTATTGCGATCGTCGGCAAGTACCGATTAGTCCTCAAATGCGTGATTCGCTGGTTGCTGAGCAGCTTTGGTTCAATCTGCAGCGGTGGGTTGAAGAATACACTGCCGCCTAAGCGATTTAATTAGTGATGGATTTGTGTTTGCGCGGTGATCTTCGCGCTGGCATTGGCCGACTTTTACCTGCATTTTCTTCTGCGGCCATCATGTAAGTACTCACAATATCGATACCGCGGGTTTCGGTGTCGGTGCCGTTTAGGAAAAACTGTGCACTGCTCGCACCGGCTGCTGCTAACGCGGCGGTTAGATTGGCATCACCCAATGCAGAAGTTAAGCCGCCGCTCAGTACGATGCGATCTTCAATATCAATTTGATAGGCGTCTACCGTTATGGTTAAGCTGTCGATGGGCTCCAATACCACCCTAGGCGCGGTCGTTCTCGTTTTGAGGGAATTAATCGCTAAATGGGAAAAGCGGACATTCAAATAGAATTATGTATAACGCCTCATAGCCTAGTCTGAGGCGCCATCCCCTTTTACGGCACGAATGATAGGTGGTCGATTAAGCACCACCTGCGGTTTGTTGGGCTCCAGCAATCTGTGATTAAGAATTTGCTAGAATGGACACGTTTGAACTAGAAAATGGATTGCTGTGCTTCACGTGGCCCCAGCTTAATTTTCCGATATTTACACTTACCGTGCCCGCTTTGAAATGCAGAGTTAGCAATTAACCAAACAGCGACAATGCGTTTTGGCACCTCTCCGCCTATAGCCTTTATGTAATCGTCCTTAATACTGCGAGACTCATGGTGCCACATACTCAAACCATCTTCAGGTCGACGCAATACCCAATGCGTTTCACGTTTGTCCCACCAAGGTAACGGGCATTGAAAAATCGTATCGGCTGGCAATGTGCTACTCCACATATAAGTCAGGTCCAAGCCGTTTTCAAACTCAACAGCAATCGACAAATAATCGTGCGTCGGTTGCA contains:
- a CDS encoding TonB-dependent receptor, with amino-acid sequence MVLEPIDSLTITVDAYQIDIEDRIVLSGGLTSALGDANLTAALAAAGASSAQFFLNGTDTETRGIDIVSTYMMAAEENAGKSRPMPARRSPRKHKSITN